The Streptomyces asoensis DNA window TCACGGAAAGCGCTCACGCCCCGAGGAGGGGAAAATTGCCTGGCCCGTCCTGTGGAGGGCTGCTAGGCATGGGGCCATGACCGGTGACGCGGCAGGCCGTTCGGCCTCCTCCGCGGCCGGGCGGCACGAACTGCGGAAGGTGCGGGAGATGCGGGAGTCACGCGAGACGCGAACGCTGCTGCGGGACGAATGGGACGAGTGGTACGACACCTTCCTGCGCACCTTCGGCGGGGTCCCGGAGCCGGCCGAGGAACGGGAGCTGTTCCGCGATCTCACCCCGCACGACCGCTCCCTGGGCGTCTGGGACGCCGGGCGGTGCGTGGCGACGGCGGGGGCCTACGACTTCCGGCTGACCGTGCCGGGCGGGGCCTCGGTGCCGGCCGCGGGCGTGACGATGGTCGGTGTGAGCGCGACCCACCGGCGGCGCGGGGTGCTGACCTCGATGATGCGGCGGCAGCTGGACGATGTGCGGGCGTGGGGCGAGCCGCTCGCGGTCCTCACGGCCTCCGAACCGGACATCTACGGACGGTTCGGGTACGCCGCGGCGGCCTTCGGGCTGCACGCCGAGATCGACACGAGCCGGGTACGGCTGTCCGTCCCGCCCGGCACGGACGACGTACGGCTGCGGTACGCCGATCCCGTCGCGGAACTCGACGTGTGCGAGGCGCTGTACGCGCGGACCGTGCCCGACCGGCCCGGGATGCTCGCGCGCCGGCCGGGCTGGGAGCGGCTGGGGCTGCTCGACCCGGAGAGCGGTCGGGGCGGGGCGTCGCCGCTCCAGTGCGTCCTCGCCGAGCGGGACGGTGAGGTCACCGGGTACGTCCGCTTCCGGGTGCGGCCCGAGTGGCGGGACAGCGGACACAACGGGCAGGTGCTGCTCCAGGATCTGACAGCCGCCGATCCGGCGTCGGAGGCGGCGCTGTGGCGGTTCCTGTTCGGGATCGACCTCACGACCTCGCTGAAGGTCCGCGGGCGGCCGGTGGACGAGGCCTGGCAGTACCTGGTGTCCGACGTACGGCGGTGCGAGCTGCGGGTGCGGGACTCGCTGTACGTGCGGCTCGTGGACGTGGGCGCGGCGCTGGAGGCCCGTACCTACCAGGCGCCGGTGGACGTGGTGTTCGAGGTCGAGGACGCCTTCTGCCCCTGGAACGCGGGGCGTTGGCGGCTTTCGGGCGACACCAAGGGCGCGGTGTGCGGGCGCACCTCCGACGCCGCCGATCTCGCGCTCTCCGTCAGGGAGTTGGGGGCGGTCTACCTCGGGGGCGTCGGCCCGGCCCCGCTGGCGCGGGCCGGACGGGTCGACGAGCTCAGGAGGGGCGCGCTGGCCGAGGCCGCCGTGGGGTTCGGCGCCGTCACGGCTCCCTGGCTGCCGCACGGCTTCTGAGGGCGGGCGCGCCGCCGGTGTCCGGCCGGGTCCGGCCGCGGGTCACTTCCGCTGGCAGGTCGGGCACCAGAAGAGGTTGCGGGCGGCGAGGTCGGCGGTGCGGACGGTGTCGCCGCAGAGGTGGCAGGGCTGGTGCGTACGGCGGTAGACGTACACCTCGCCGCCGTGGTCGTCGACGCGGGGCGGCCGGCCCATGGCCTGCGGGGTGTGCTGCGGGCGGACCGTGTCGATGCGGTTGTCGCGGACGCCGTCGCGCATGAGGGCGACGAGGTCGGTCCAGATCGCGTCCCACTCGGTCGGGGTGATGTCCCTGCCCGCCCGGTAGGGGTCGATGCCGTGGCGGAAGAGGACCTCGGCCCGGTAGACGTTGCCGACGCCCGCGATGACCTTCTGGTCCATGAGGAGGGCGGCGATCGTCGTCCGGCTGCGCGCGATGCGGGCGTAGGCGGCCGCGGGGTCGGCGTCGGCGCGCAGCGGGTCGGGGCCGAGGCGGCCGTGTATCGCCCGCTTCTCGTCGTCCGTGATCAGGGCGCAGGTGGTGGGGCCCCGCAGGTCCACGTAGCCGGTGGGACCGGCGAGGCGGAGGCGGACCGTGTCGGTGGGCGGTGGCGCGGGGGCCGGACCGAAGGTGACCTTGCCGAAGAGGCCCAGGTGGATGTGGATCCAGCGCCCGCCGGCGAACCCGAGGAAGAGGTGTTTGCCGTGGGCCTCGGTGCGGGTGAGCGAGGCGCCGGCGAGGAGCTCGGCGGAGGGGGTGAACCTGCCCTGCGGGCTGCTCACCGCCAGGGGTCGGCGGGTGAAGCGGGCGTAGTCCTGCGCCAGCCGGTGGATGGTGTGGCCTTCCGGCACCGGTGTCTCCTCGTCCTCGCGCCGCTCACCCGGCAGGACCGGGTGAGCGCCGAGGCCGTCCGGGGCCGCGCCCCGGGCGGGTCGCTACTGCTGGGGGTGGTGGGCCGGGATCTCGGGGAGGGTGCCCGTCGTCTCGTACGCGGAGAGCATGTCGATGCGGCGGATGTGACGCTCGTCCTCGGAGAACGGGGTGGCGAGGAACGTCTCGACGAACTTCGTCGCCTCGTCCTGGGAGTGCATGCGGGAGCCGACGGCGACGACGTTGGCGTTGTTGTGCTGGCGGCCGAGGGACGCGGTCTCCTCGCTCCAGGCCAGGGCGGCACGGACGCCCTTCACCTTGTTCGCCGCGATCTGCTCGCCGTTGCCGGAGCCGCCGATCACGACGCCGAGGGAGCCGGGGTCCGCCGCCGTGCGCTCCGCGGCGCGCAGGCAGAAGGGCGGGTAGTCGTCCTGGGCGTCGTAGATGTGGGGCCCGCAGTCGACCGGGTCGTGACCCGCCGCCCTGAGCTGCTCCACGAGGTGGTTCTTGAGTTCGAAGCCGGCATGGTCCGAGCCGAGATACACGCGCATGCGTCGAGTGTGACATGGGCGCCGTGGGGTAGCAGCGCCGGGTGCCGCGTCCGAAAACTGTGAGTAATCCTACAGAACCTCAGGAAAACCTCAAATAACAATCTGGAATCGAAGGTTCCCGAATTCATTCACCTCGGATTCACTGGACCGGCTCGTACGCCCCCCACGCACGATCCACTTGATTCCCCTCACGCGGCGCAAAGGAAAACACCCTCATGACTTCGCAGCCGACCCTCACCAAGGCCGACGGCGGCCCCGGAGGTTCCGAAGAGCCCGGGGCCGGGCCCGGGACCGGGCTCCACGCAGGGCTCAAGAACCGGCACCTGTCGATGATCGCCATCGGCGGTGTCATCGGCGCCGGACTGTTCGTCGGTTCCAGCTCCGGCATCGCCACCGCCGGACCGGGCATCCTGCTCTCCTACGCCCTCGTCGGCACGCTCGTGGTGCTGGTGATGCGGATGCTGGGCGAGATGTCCGCGGCCAACCCGACCTCGGGCTCCTTCTCCGCGCACGCCGACCGGGCGCTCGGCCGCTGGGCCGGGTTCTCCATCGGCTGGCTGTACTGGTTCTTCTGGGTCGTCGTGCTCGCGGTGGAGGCCACCGCCGGCGCCAAGATCCTCGAAGGGTGGATCCCCGCCGTACCGCAGTGGGGGTGGGCGCTCCTGGTGATGGTGGTGCTGACCGCCACCAACCTCGTGTCCGTCGGCTCCTACGGCGAGTTCGAGTTCTGGTTCGCCGGGATCAAGGTCGTCGCGATCGGCGCCTTCATCGTCGTCGGCGGACTGGCCGTCTTCGGCGTGCTGCCCGGCAGCGACAGCGACAAGGCCGGGCTCGGCAACCTCACCGACCACGGCGGCTTCCTGCCCAACGGGCCGGGCGCCATCCTCACCGGCGTGCTGCTCGTCGTCTTCTCCTTCATGGGCAGCGAGATCGCGACCCTGGCGGCCGGCGAGTCCGAGGACCCGCAGCGGGCGGTCACCAAGTCCACCAACAGCATCATCTGGCGGATCGGCGTCTTCTACCTCGGCTCGATCCTCGTCGTCGTCACGCTGCTGCCGTGGAACGACCCGTCCATCAAGGAGCAGGGCTCCTACGTCGCCGCGCTGAACTCCCTCGGGATCGCGCACGCCGGTCAGATCATGAACTTCATCGTGCTGACGTCGGTGCTGTCCTGTCTCAACTCCGGGCTCTACACCGCCTCCCGCATGGCCTTCTCGCTCGGTCAGCGCGGGGACGCGCCGAAGATGTTCGCCCGCACGACGCGTCGGGGTGTTCCGCTCGCGGCGATCGTCGCCTCGGTGCTGTTCGGGTTCGTCGCCGTCTTCTTCAACTACAAGTTCCCGGACTCCGTCTTCCTCTTCCTCGTCAACTCCAGCGGTGCCGTCGCCCTGTTCGTCTGGCTCGTGATCTGCTTCTCGCAGCTGCGGATGCGGAAGATCATCCAGGCCGAGGCGCCGGAGAAGCTCGTCGTGAAGATGTGGCTGTACCCCTACCTGACCTGGGCGACGGCCGCGCTGATCGTCTTCGTGCTCGGGTACATGCTGACCGACACCGAGGGCGAGAGCAGTGGCCGCACGACCGTGCTGCTGTCGCTGCTCGTGGCCGCCCTCGTGGTCGCCGTCGCCTTCGTGAAGGAGGGCCGGACCAGGGCCAGGGCCAGGGCCGCCTCCGAGGTCCCGGCCACGTCCCGGGTCGAGGCCGAGTAGTCCCGCGCCGGCCGGCTCGCGCGTGCGAGCGGCGGCCGGCGCGAGTGCGCGAGGGGTCCGCCGCGGCGGGCCCCTCGCCGCTTTTGCCGCTCACATCACCGTGAAGCTGTCCTTGACCTTCTCGTACGTCCTCAGGGCCTGCGCTTCGGTCCCCGGCCGGTACCAGGTGTTGACCTGGTACGACTTGCCGTCCTCGTCGAAGCCCAGGAGACGGGCGTGCCAGGGCGTGCCCCGCAGGGTGAAGGTGTACTCCCAGACCACCGCCGGCCGGCCCCGGAACGTCGTCTCCGCCAGACGGATCTTGGTGTAGTCCCTGCCCTGCCGGGCGTTCTCCTCAGAGGTCCGCCAGGTGTCCATCAGGTCGCCCCGCGCCAGGGAGGACCTGGCGACGAGTTCCTGGGTGCCGTCGGGTGACGTGTAGTGCACCTCCGCGCCCGTCTTCACGTCCCGCCGCCAGCCCGCGGGAGTCGCCCACGCGTACCCGCCCGCCTCCTGGTGGGCGCCCGGGGGCAGGCTCGGCGGGCGGAACGTCCCCTCGACGGTCGGTGACGCCGGGTCGACCGGGCCGGAACCGGAGCCGGAGCCGGGGTTCGCGGTGGTGAGCACGGACGGCTCGGGCGAGGCGCCGCCCGACCGGTCGTCGCCGTCGTGCGAGCCGGGCGGTGACGCCAGCACGATCGCGAGGACTGTACCCACCACGAGGACACCGACGGCGACGACCGCGCCGGTACGGCGGCGCGCCGGTCCCCCGCCGCGCCCCGGACGACGTCCGCCGCCGCCCCCCGTCGCCTCCCCGTCCCCGCCGGGCCCGCCCCCGCCGGAGCGGACCGTGGCGGAGCGGGCCGCGACGGCCGGACCGGGCGGCTCACCGCCGGGCCGCCCCCTGACGCGACGCGTCGGCGCGTCCGGGCTCGGCACGGGGGCCGCACCGTCCGCCTCCGGGACGCCGTACGGCTCCCGGGCGGGGTGCGGCTCCCGGGCGGGGTGCGGCTCCGGTGCCCCGGAGGTATCCGGGGCGGGGCGGGTCCCCGGGGCCGGGCGGGGCTCCGGGGCCGGGCGGGGCTCCGGGGCCGGGCGGGGCTCCGGGGCCGGGCGGGGCTCCGGGGCCGGGCGGGGCTCCGGGGCCGGGCGGGGCTCCGGGGCCGGGCGGGGCTCCGGGGCCGGGCGGGGCTCCGGGGCCGGGCGGGGCTCCGGGGCCGGGCGGGGCTCCGTCGCCTGCCGCGGACGGGCGAGGGAGATTCCGGGGCGGACGCGCGGATCCGCCGGCGGGCCCTCGGACGGGGGCTCCGAGCCCGACTCCGAACGCAGCTCCGAGGCCGCCCCGGTCCCTGCGGCCGTCCCGGCGGCCCCGGTCCCGGCCTGCGCAGGGCCGACGGGGGTGTGGGCGTGGGGTGCCCCGGCGCGGTCGGCGGGTGCGCCGCCTTCCGCGCCCGGCGCTCCCGCGTCGCCCGTTCCCGTCTGCCCGGGCACCGCCGGGGTCGGCGCGGGAGGCGGGAAGGCGAGGGGGGCGAGGGCGGACTCCAGGTCCGTGAGGGTGGGACGGGCCGCGGGCTCCTTCTCCAGGAGGGCGGCGAGGATGTCGTTCAACGGGCCAGCCCGGGGCGGGAGTCGGGGTTCCTCGTAGAGGACCGCGTGCAGGGTCGCCAGGGTGGTGTCCCGGGAGAAGGGGGAGCGACCGCCGAGGGCGGCGCAGAGCGTCGCGCCCAGGGACCACAGGTCCGAGGGCGGGCCCTGCGGGCGCCCCGAGATGCGCTCGGGGGCCATGTAGTCGGGCGAGCCGACCAGCATGCCGACCATGGTCAGCGCCTTCGTGTCCTGGATCGCGGCGATGCCGAAGTCGGTGAGGACGACCCTGCGGGCGCCCGTCGCCGCGCCGCGCGTGCCCTGACCGGGCGGGCCTTCCACCAGGACGTTGCCCGGTTTGATGTCGCGGTGCAGCACACCTCCCGCGTGCACCTGGCGCAGTGCGGTGACCAGGCCCAGGCCGATGCGGGCGGTCTCGCGCGGCCCGAGCGGCCCTTCCTCCGCCAGCAGCCGCTCCAGCGAGCGCCCCACCACCAACTCCATGACGATCCAGAGGAGTTCGCCCTCGTCCACGACGTCGTAGACCCGCACCACGTGGGGATGGTCGATCCGGGCGGTGGCCCTGGCCTCGCGCAGGGTGCGTTCCCGGCGGGTGCGGGTGTCCTCCGGGTCGAGGCCGTCGATGCGCATCTCCTTCACCGCGACCTGCCGGTCCAGCACCTCGTCGGTGGCCCGCCACACCCGTCCCATGCCGCCCTGGCCGATGCTCTCGACCAACCGGTAGCGCCCCGTCACCAGCAACCCGGGGAAACCGCCGCTCCCCCGGTTCCCGGCGGCTCCCGCGTTCCCCGCGCCACCCGGACTTCCCGAATTTCCCGCATTCCCCCGATCTATCTGCCCTCCCCGATCCCCCTGATTTCCCCGACTTCCCTGATCTCCCGCATTTCCCGGCAATCCGCTGCACCCCCTCCGATACCCGGCCCCAGAAACACAATAGTCACACTTAGTGCTGTACCAGCATAGTGCGGAGAAATCTTGTGGTACCTCTTCAAGTACTGCGAATTCAGGCGCAGCCAAGGGGGGCGAACATGAGTTCTCGTCATGCGACGGCCGTGGCCGGATCGCTGGTCGCGGCATCTTTCTCGGCGGTGTTGATCCTTTCCGTCCCCGCCGGGGCGGACGACCAGGGACCCGGGAGCGGCAAAGGAGGAAAGCCCGTCGACCAGGCGCCGGCGGGTGTGAGGACGACGACGACACTGCCGGAGCGGATATCGGTCGACAACGGTTCCGGCAGGACCGCGATCACCGCCACGGTGAAGAACGAAGGGACCGCGCAGAGCGGCCGGATCAGGCTCCTGGTCGTGGGCTTCGACGGCCTCACGGTCAACGGAGTGCAGGGCTGTGACGCCCTCGCGAAGAAGGATCTCCCGAAAGGTTCCAACAGCGCTTTCTCCTGCCCCGTCGACCATCTCGCGGCCGGGGCGTCGAAGTCCTGGGCCGTCGACGCGACGTTCGACCTGAGCCGGACGGGGAAGATCTGTCTGCCCGTCCAGACGGCCGACGGCAAGAAGACGTACTGGCAGCAGGGCCCGGTGCCGTTCGGTACGACGAACCCGTCACCGAACGCGCCCGCCACCCCGCTGCTCCTCGGCACCGACAACGCGCCCGCGGCGCCCGGTGGCGACGAACTGCCGAAGACCGGCGTCGGACGGGACGTGCTCCCGCTCGGAGCCGCCGGAGCCTCCCTGCTCGCGGTGGGCGCGGCGGGCCTGTGGTGGTCCCGCCGCCGCCCGCAACACCGTCCGGGCTGACCGCCGGCGGACGGGCCGAGGCGCAGACGACCGCGCGCCGCCTCCCCCTGCGCCCTGAGGAGGGTCGTGGGGGGAAGCGGCGCGTCGGGCGTCGGGGCGGGGTGCGGACCGGGGCGGCGGGTGTTCGCGGCTCCCGTGCCCCTTGGTCCCTACTCCTTGACGAGCTTCCAGGCCGTGGGGAGCAGGCCCATGGCGAGGGCCGCCTTGACGGCGTCGCCGATCAGGAACGGGGTCAGGCCCGCCGCGACGGCGGCGGAGGCCGACATGTCGGCGGCGTAGGCCAGGTACGGGACGCCGACGAGGTAGATGACCGCCTCGCCCAGCAGCATCGTGGCCGCCATGCGCGGCACGGAGCGGTCGGCGCCGCGACGGGCCAGGGCGCCGACGGCGGCCGTCGCCAGGATCATGCCGAGCACGTAGCCGAAGGAGACGGACAGGCCGGAGGCGCCGCCCGCGAACCACGGCACACCGGCGAGACCGGCCAGCGCGTAGAGGGCGAGGGAGGAGACCCCGCGCCGGGCGCCGAGGGTGGTGCCGACGAGCAGCGCGGCGAAGGTCTGGCCGGTGACCGGGACGGGGCTGCCGGGGACCGGGACCGCGATCTGGGCCGCGAGGCCGGTGAGCGCGGCGCCGCCGAGCACGAGCGCGACGTCCCGGACGCGGGAGGAGGGGAGGAGGTCGGCGAGGACCTTTCCGGTACGTGCGGGGGCGACTGCGGCGGTGCTCATGGGGACTCCGCGGGACGGGGACGGACGGGACACGGCGACGCTATCCCAGGCGGGTCGGGGTGATCACCGTCAGCGAGCGACAAACGGCCGGACGTGCGGTTGGTGGGCTCCTGACAAAGGATGCCGCTTACACACGATGCGGGGTGACCCCGGTCACGGAGATGACGTGGTCCGGGATACGCGGACGGGCCGGGGCGCCTCTGTAGGGATCCGCCAACGGGCCGGCCGCCGTCTCGCCGTTCGGTCGCCATCTGGGCAGGGCTGTTCCCCTTTGCTAGCTTCGAGCCATGGTTGCCCAGGCCCTGAACTTCTCGTCGCGTCGCCATGTCGACCTGCGACGCGTGAGCGCGGCCGCCTGTCGCCCTCCGGTGTGAGGCGGGCGGAGCCGATCATCCGGCGCGTCACGCTCCACAGACGGCGCAGTGTCGGACCGGCTCCCGACTTCCGAGGAAGTTCCCCATGCCCCGTACCGCGGCTCCCCCCGCCCCGCTCTCTCCCGTCACCCGCGTCGCGGACAGCGACCGGCGGCGCACCAGCGCCAGTGTGATCCTGCGTTCCGTGCTGGAGCACGGCCCTGTCGCGCGTTCCACCATCGCCCGGCTGACCGGGCTGTCCCCGGCCTCGGTCACCGACCACTGCGCCCGGCTCACCGGGCTCGGGCTGATCCGGGAGGCCGCCGTACCCCGGCGAAGCAACGGGGTCGGCAGGCCGCACGTCCCCGTGGACCTGGACGACTCACGGTTCCTGGTGGGCGGGGTCCACGTGGCGGTGCCGTACACCACCGTCTCGCTGCTCGACCTGCGCGGCCGGGTGGTGGCGCGGCGGGAGCTGAAGCACCGCGGCCTGGAACCGGCCGAGGTGCTCGCGCGGGCCTGCGACGGGCTCGGCGCGCTGCTGGACGAGGCGGCCGGCTGCCGGGCCCTCGGGGTCGGGGTGGCGGCGGGCGGCTGGGTCGACCGGGACTCCGGGACCGTCGTCGAGCATCCGCTGCTCGGCTGGCGGGACGTGCCGGTGCGGGACACGGTCGGCGCGCGCACCGGGCTGCCGGTCCAGGTGGACGGGCACGCGCGGGCGCTGGTCAACGCGGAACGGCTGTTCGGCGGGGCGCGCGGCAGCCTCAGCGTGCTGCACCTGTTCGTCGGCAACGTGGTCGACGCGGCCTTCGCCACCCATGACGAGGTGCATCACGGGCCCCGTTCACAAGCGGGCGCCATCGCGCATCTGCCGCTGGCCGGCGGCACCGAGCCGTGCGACTGCGGCCGGATCGGCTGCCTCCAGGTGGAGCTGAGCGAGCGGACGCTGTGCCGCAGGGCCCGGCGGGCCGGGGTGATCGACGGGGTGAACCCGATGCACGTGGTCGCCGCCGCGGACGCCGGTGACCCGGTGGCCGCGGGACTCCTGCGGGAGCGGGCGCGCATGACGGGCCGGGCCGTCGGGCTGCTGCTCGACGTGCTCAATCCGGAGCGGGTCGTCGTCACCGAGGTGGGGGTGCTGTACCGGGCGGACTGCCTGGCGGCGCTGCGGGAAGAGGTGGGCGCGGAGCGTTCCGCGGCCGTCTCCCCGAGCAGTTTCCGCGACTGCGTGCTGGCCATGGCGGGCGGTGCGGTGGCGCTGGACGTCCTCTACCGGGACCCGCTGGCCTCACCCGGCGGGCGCGCCGCCTGAAGCGACCTGAGTCGACCTGAGGGGAGTTAATTCAGAAACTCCGAATGTTGACAGGCCCCGCACGTGGACAGGAACATCTATCTCATGAGCTGTCGCACCTTCTGTTGCTGACGCCCCGGCGCGCCGGGAGCGCGCCCTTCTCCCGCCTTTCTCCGTAGGAATTCGTCACGGATTCCCTGCGGATATCCACGGCTTCCGCGGTACCCCGCACACATTCTCCGTGTGACATTCGTGTGACGAAATACCGCCGGAGCCCGGCGTCCCGTCGGCGCCGTCCCTGCGTGTCTTCCCTGCCTCGGTCCGTCCTTCCCGTCTGCCTTTTCTCCGTTTCCCGCTGGGGGTTCTCCCGTGCCTGTTTCCCGTACGTCCGGTGTCGACCGGCGTCTCTTCCTCACCTCTCTGCTGGGCGCCGCCGCCGGTGTCGCCGGGCTCAGCGGTTGCGCCGAGAGCAGCGCCGCCACCGGCGGGGAGGGCGCGTCCACGGCCCCGCTCGCCGCCAAGGTGCCCGCCGGCACCAGTCTGAAGATCGCCTCCTTCCAGGGCCAGCAGGAGTTGCAGCTCAAGCTGGCGAACCTGCCCGAGCTGCCCTTCAAGGTGTCGAACTGGCTGAACATCGGGGCCGGTCCCGATGTCATCAACGCGTTCCGCGCGAAGTCCCTCGACCTCGCCAACAACGCGGGCATCCCGCCGATCCAGGCGCATTACCAGGGCTTCGACGCGAAGATCGTCGCGATCAACATCACGCGCCGGCCGAACTACGTCTTCGCCACCAAGCCGGGCAGCGACATCCGTACCGTCGACGACTTCCGCGGGAAGAAGCTGGCCTTCTCCCAGGGACAGGCCCAGGGCGTCGTCCTGCTGCGGGCGCTGAAGAAGGCCGGCCTGAAGTACGACGACGTGCGGCTGGTGCCGCTGACCAGCAACCAGTTCCTCACCGCCCTCCAGTCGGGCCAGGTGGACATCGCCCCGCTCGGCAACACCCAGTCGCCCGCCTATCTCAAGCAGTACGGCTCCAAGGGCGCCCGTGTCATCACCACCGACGTCGTCGACCTGCTCAGTCTGCTGTGGGCGCCGACGTCCGTGCTGAACGACGGGGCGAAGGCGGCCGCCGTCGCCGCGTTCGTCCCGCAGTGGGCGCAGGGCCTGGTGTGGAGCTACGAGAACCCGGACGTCTGGAACGAGGAGTTCTTCGTCAAGACGCAGAACCTGAGCCTCGACCAGGCCAAGTCGATCACCGCACTCGCCAACAAGCCGCTGTTCCCGCCGAGTTGGGACGAGGCCATCAAGTGGGAGCAGGAGACCGCGGACCTCCTCGCGGAGGGCGGCTTCGTGAAGAAGTTCGACGTCGCCTCGCTCTTCGACCACCGCTTCGAGGGCATCGCCGCCAAGTCCGTGGCAGCCGAGTACCGGAGTTGATCACCATGACCACCAGCGCAAGCACGCCCACGAGCACGGCTGCCGCCCCGACCTCCGCCGTCGCCCCGACCTCCGCCGTCGCCGCGGCACCCGCCGCCGCGGCCGGTGAGGGCGGGGACCGCGTGCGGCGCCGGCGACGGCGCGGACTCGCGCCCGGCACACCGTGGCCGGCCTCCCGGCTCGTCGGCCCCCTGCTCCTCATCGCCGCGTGGGCCGCCGCGTCGGCCGCCGGGCGGCTGGACACCGGGGCGATCCCGGCGCCGTGGACGGTCGTACGGACCGGTGTCCACCTGTGGACCGACGGCACGCTGACCACCGACATCCTGACCTCGCTGGAACGCGCGGCCTACGGGTTCGCGATCGGCCTGACCGCCGGCGTGGTCCTGGCGCTCGCGTCGGGGCTGACCCGCACCGGTGAGGCGCTCATCGACGGGACCGTGCAGCTCAACCGGGCGATCCCGACCCTGGGCCTGATCCCGCTGTTCATCCTCTGGCTGGGCATCGGCGAGACCTTCAAGATCGCGATCATCGCGATCGTCGTCTACATCCCGATCTACCTCAACACGCATGCCGCGCTGGCCGGCATCGACTCCCGGTTCGTCGAACTGGCCGAGGTACAGGGCCTGTCGAAGGTCCGGTTCATCCGGCAGATCGTGATCCCCGGAGCCCTGCCCGGATTCTTCGTGGGACTCCGGCTCGGGGTGACCGGGTCCTGGCTCGGCCTGGTGGTGCTGGAGCAGATCAACGCCACCAGCGGCCTCGGCTACATGATGTTCCAGGCCACGAACTACGGCCAGTCGGACGTCATCCTGGTCGGCCTCCTCATCTACGGCGTGTTCGGTCTCCTCTCCGACACCGCGGTCCGTCTCGTCGAACGGAGGGTGCTGTCGTGGCGCCGCACACTGAGCAGCTGACCCGTGGCACGGCCGTCCGGCTGCGCGGACTGACCCGGTCCTTCGAGAACCGCACGGTCCTCGACGGCATCGACCTGGACATCCCCGCCGGCCAGTTCGTCGCGCTCCTCGGACACAGCGGCTCCGGCAAGTCCACCCTGCTGCGGGCGGTCGCCCACCTCGACCACGAGGTCGTCGGCAGCGGAGAGCTCACCGCCCCCGAGCGGGTGTCGGTGGTCTTCCAGGACTCCCGGCTGCTGCCCTGGCGCCGGGTACTGGACAACGTCCTGCTGGGCCTGGACGGCAAGGAGGCCGGGCACCAGGGACGCGAGGCACTCGCCGAGGTGGGGCTGAAGGGCCGTGAGCGGGCCTGGCCCAACGAGCTGTCCGGTGGTGAGGCGCAGCGCGCCGCCCTGGCCCGCTCACTGGTCCGTGAGCCCGAACTCCTGCTGGCCGACGAGCCGTTCGGGGCGCTGGACGCCCTCACCCGGATCAAGATGCACACCCTGCTGCGCGAGCTGTGGGAGCGCCACCGGCCCTCCGTGCTGCTCGTCACCCACGACGTGGACGAGGCGATCGTGCTCGCCGACCGGGTCCTCGTCCTCGACCACGGCCGTATCGGCCTCGACCTGACCATCGACCGCCCGCACCCGCGCTCGTACCGGGACCCGCTGCTCGGCGACTACCGCGAACGGCTGCTCGCCGCCCTGGGCGTCACGGAGGACCACCAATGACCACGGCCGACCACGGACGACAGCTCCACCTCAACGCGTTCCTGATGAA harbors:
- a CDS encoding biotin transporter BioY; this encodes MSTAAVAPARTGKVLADLLPSSRVRDVALVLGGAALTGLAAQIAVPVPGSPVPVTGQTFAALLVGTTLGARRGVSSLALYALAGLAGVPWFAGGASGLSVSFGYVLGMILATAAVGALARRGADRSVPRMAATMLLGEAVIYLVGVPYLAYAADMSASAAVAAGLTPFLIGDAVKAALAMGLLPTAWKLVKE
- a CDS encoding putative leader peptide, whose translation is MVAQALNFSSRRHVDLRRVSAAACRPPV
- a CDS encoding ROK family transcriptional regulator, whose protein sequence is MPRTAAPPAPLSPVTRVADSDRRRTSASVILRSVLEHGPVARSTIARLTGLSPASVTDHCARLTGLGLIREAAVPRRSNGVGRPHVPVDLDDSRFLVGGVHVAVPYTTVSLLDLRGRVVARRELKHRGLEPAEVLARACDGLGALLDEAAGCRALGVGVAAGGWVDRDSGTVVEHPLLGWRDVPVRDTVGARTGLPVQVDGHARALVNAERLFGGARGSLSVLHLFVGNVVDAAFATHDEVHHGPRSQAGAIAHLPLAGGTEPCDCGRIGCLQVELSERTLCRRARRAGVIDGVNPMHVVAAADAGDPVAAGLLRERARMTGRAVGLLLDVLNPERVVVTEVGVLYRADCLAALREEVGAERSAAVSPSSFRDCVLAMAGGAVALDVLYRDPLASPGGRAA
- a CDS encoding ABC transporter substrate-binding protein; translated protein: MPVSRTSGVDRRLFLTSLLGAAAGVAGLSGCAESSAATGGEGASTAPLAAKVPAGTSLKIASFQGQQELQLKLANLPELPFKVSNWLNIGAGPDVINAFRAKSLDLANNAGIPPIQAHYQGFDAKIVAINITRRPNYVFATKPGSDIRTVDDFRGKKLAFSQGQAQGVVLLRALKKAGLKYDDVRLVPLTSNQFLTALQSGQVDIAPLGNTQSPAYLKQYGSKGARVITTDVVDLLSLLWAPTSVLNDGAKAAAVAAFVPQWAQGLVWSYENPDVWNEEFFVKTQNLSLDQAKSITALANKPLFPPSWDEAIKWEQETADLLAEGGFVKKFDVASLFDHRFEGIAAKSVAAEYRS
- a CDS encoding ABC transporter permease, which encodes MTTSASTPTSTAAAPTSAVAPTSAVAAAPAAAAGEGGDRVRRRRRRGLAPGTPWPASRLVGPLLLIAAWAAASAAGRLDTGAIPAPWTVVRTGVHLWTDGTLTTDILTSLERAAYGFAIGLTAGVVLALASGLTRTGEALIDGTVQLNRAIPTLGLIPLFILWLGIGETFKIAIIAIVVYIPIYLNTHAALAGIDSRFVELAEVQGLSKVRFIRQIVIPGALPGFFVGLRLGVTGSWLGLVVLEQINATSGLGYMMFQATNYGQSDVILVGLLIYGVFGLLSDTAVRLVERRVLSWRRTLSS
- a CDS encoding ABC transporter ATP-binding protein, producing the protein MAPHTEQLTRGTAVRLRGLTRSFENRTVLDGIDLDIPAGQFVALLGHSGSGKSTLLRAVAHLDHEVVGSGELTAPERVSVVFQDSRLLPWRRVLDNVLLGLDGKEAGHQGREALAEVGLKGRERAWPNELSGGEAQRAALARSLVREPELLLADEPFGALDALTRIKMHTLLRELWERHRPSVLLVTHDVDEAIVLADRVLVLDHGRIGLDLTIDRPHPRSYRDPLLGDYRERLLAALGVTEDHQ